A single window of Narcine bancroftii isolate sNarBan1 chromosome 1, sNarBan1.hap1, whole genome shotgun sequence DNA harbors:
- the dkk3b gene encoding dickkopf-related protein 3b, with translation MAGDVTTGSQLRLYRVLLLLCLGIAGRGSPAQGAGLREMLQEVGALLDDTQGKLRDAAREMDLEPKRAVWDPKFIPKNQRRESSSRLGTGELSDGIRQDARKECIVDEDCGKDHFCQTHLMESKCFPQRAGEENCSRDGQCTWDHLCIWGECQANAERGQLGSICEQQEDCAGHLCCAFHPNLLFPVCTPLAEREQPCRDPDHQWLDFITWEMEPFGSLDKCPCSKGLLCLREGDALTPMCKDGTRATAAAGLPSDKGLPPRSRVVHGVSKDGEQDPDCSECHARLQRGPP, from the exons ATGGCTGGGGACGTGACCACCGGCTCTCAGCTGCGTCTCTACCGCGTCCTGCTGCTGCTGTGCCTGGGGATCGCGGGTCGCGGGTCCCCGGCTCAGGGTGCGGGGCTGCGGGAGATGCTGCAGGAGGTGGGCGCGCTGCTGGACGACACGCAGGGCAAGCTGCGAGATGCGGCCCGGGAG ATGGACCTGGAGCCAAAGAGGGCAGTCTGGGATCCAAAGTTCATCCCCAAGAATCAGCGCAGGGAATCCAGCTCCCGGCTTGGAACAGGAGAGCTGTCTGACGGCATCAGGCAGGATGCCAGGAAG GAGTGTATCGTGGATGAGGACTGTGGGAAGGACCATTTCTGCCAGACCCACCTCATGGAATCCAAGTGTTTTccacaaagagcaggggaagAG AATTGTTCTCGGGATGGCCAGTGTACTTGGGATCATTTGTGTATCTGGGGAGAGTGCCAAGCGAATGCCGAGAGAGGGCAGCTCGGATCTATCTGTGAGCAGCAGGAGGACTGCGCTGGACACCTGTGCTGTGCCTTCCACCCCA ATCTCCTGTTTCCTGTGTGCACACCATTGGCTGAGAGGGAGCAGCCGTGTCGCGACCCTGACCACCAATGGTTGGACTTCATCACGTGGGAAATGGAACCGTTTGGATCTTTAGACAAGTGCCCCTGTTCCAAAGGATTGCTGTGTTTACGAGAAGG TGACGCCTTGACACCCATGTGCAAGGATGGCACACGGGCAACTGCCGCCGCCGGCCTCCCCAGCGACAAGGGACTGCCGCCTCGCAGTCGTGTGGTGCATGGGGTGTCCAAGGATGGGGAACAAGACCCAGACTGCAGTGAGTGCCACGCCAGATTGCAAAGGGGACCTCCATGA